Genomic segment of Burkholderia pyrrocinia:
ATCATTGGCTTCGGCAAGATTGGCCACGCACTTGCCAAGGCGTTCGCCCGCAACGGTATCGAAGTGGCCGTTGCAACCACGCGCGACCCGAAAAGCTTTGCAGCCGAGGCGGCCGCGATCGGACCCACGATTATTCCCAAAACCCTGACTGAAGCCGTCAAGGCGGACATCATCTTTCTGGCAGTTCGTTTCGAGTCGCACCCGGAGGTCGCAAAAGCACTGCCCGACTGGACGGGGAAGACCATCGTCGACGCGATGAACACGCAGGCCCCGCTTGAGGAACTGAGCGGTCTCCCGTCCTCTGCCTTCGTCGCGAAGGTGTTCACCGGAGCGAGGCTGGTGAAAGGCTTCAACCATCTGGTCGCGGCCGTCCTTGATCGGGATCCGGCCGTCCTCGGCGGCAGGAGAGTCGTGTTCCTCGCGAGCGACGATGACGGCGCCGCAGCGAAGATTGGCGAGCTTGCGGAAAATCTCGGTTTCGCGCCAATCGAACTTGGCGGGCTTTCGGAAGGTGGACTGCTTGTGCATGCGCGCGGGAAAAGCTGGGGTCAGCTGATCTTCAAGGACTTGATCAAGTTCGACTGATGACAACGGCTTCCGGCCATTTCGCTGAGTCGAATGGCCGATTACCGGTGCGGACTCAACCCGTCGATGCAACGGCCCCGTGATCACGGCCACCAGGAGCATGAACACCGTGATCCCGGTGAACACGCCGGGCACGCCGAAATCCTTCAGCAGCGCGGCGACGCCGACCGCCCGGCGGCAATTCTCGAAACCCGCGGGCGTGTGCTGCACGGGTCCGTCGACGTCATGACGGATTGCGGTCCATCGTCATGTCACCCGCCCGTCACCGGTGGGAAAAACGCGACCTCGCTGTCCTCACGCACGACGAATCCGCCCGTCACCATCTCGAGATTGACGGCCGCCCGCACCGGTCGGTCCATCCGCAGCGCTTCGGCGCTGCGTGCGTCGCGCGCGGCCAGCGTGCTGCGCAGCGCATCGACGGTAAGTTCGCGCGCATCGATCTCGACGATTTCCTCGTCGGTTTCGAGTTGCTCGCGAATGCTTGCAAAGTATTTGATTGTCAGTTTCATCGCGATGTCTCGAACGGAATCTGCGGAATCGGAAAACGCGCAGCGCGCGGTCAGCCCCAGCGCCGCATTGCCTGGTCGTCGTGCGCCTTCGCCTCGACCCAGCCGGATTCGCCGTCGTGGCGGATCTCCTTCTTCCAGAACGGCGCGTGGGTCTTCAGGAAATCCATCAGGAATTCGCACGCATCGAACGCGGACCCGCGATGCGCGGCGGCCACCACGACCAGCACGACCGCCTGGCCGAGCGGGATGCGCCCGACGCGGTGCACGATCTTGACCGCTTCGAGCCGCCAGCGCGCGCAGGCTTCCTCGACGATGCTCCACAGGGCCTGTTCGGTCATCGTCGGATAGTGCTCGACCTCGAGCGCGACGACGTCGTCGACGTCGCCTTCCTTGCGCACGACGCCGAGGAAATTCACGACCGCACCGACATTCGGATTGCGAACGATCGGCGCAAGCTCGGCACCCGCGTCGATCGGCGCGTACTGCACGCGCACTTCGAAGCCGGCGGCAATCGCCGGCGGCGGCTCGGTGTGCGGGTCGGTGGCGTCGGCGGAATGGGAATGACTGCCGGCGCGCAACGGATCGTCCGGCAGCCCGGCGCGGGATTCGGTGAAGGTCGTCATGACGGTTCTCCTGTAGGCGGTGCGTCCTGTGTCGCGCGGCGGCCCGTCAGCCGCCGACGAGCGACATGCGCACGGTCGGATAGGTCTTGCCCGGCGCGCGGGCCGGCCGGGCGGCCCGGCGCTCGGAATAGCGGTCGTCGCGCCGCGTCCAGCGATCGCGCACGGCGGCGGCAAGCGCGTCGACCGGCGCCGCGTCGTCGAGCCACGGCCGCAGGTCGGTGCCTTGTGTTGCGAACAGGCACGTATAGAGTTTGCCGTCGGCCGACACGCGTGCGCGCGAGCAGGTGCCGCAGAACGGATGCGACACGCTCGCGATGAAGCCGACCTCGCCCGCGCCGTCGATGTGCGCGCAACGGATCGCGGTCGCGTCGTGCCCCGGTTCGCCGACGAGCACGAGCGGATAGTGCTCGTCGATCAGCTCGCGCATCCGCGCGGCCGGCACGACCTTGTCGCCGGACCAGAAGCTCGCGCCGCCGACGTCCATGTATTCGATGAAGCGCACGGCCACGCCGCTATGCCGGAAGTGACGCACGAGCGGCAGGATCTGGTCGTCGTTCGCGCCGCGTTCGATCACCGCGTTGACCTTGACCGGCGCGAGCCCGGCCGCATGCGCGGCTTCGATGCCGGCCAGCACGCGCGACACGGGCACGTCGGCGTCGCTCATGCGGCGGAACACCGCGTCGTCGAGCGCATCGAGGCTGACGGTCACGCGCGACAGCCCCGCGTCGTGCAGCGAGCGTGCTTTCGCGGCGAGCAGCGAGCCGTTGGTCGTCAGCGCGATTTCGACGGGCTTGCCGTCGACGGTCGTCAGTGCGGCGAGCCGTTCGATCAGCGCTTCGAGATTGCGGCGCAACAGCGGCTCGCCGCCGGTGATGCGGATCTTTTCGACCCCGAGCGACGTGAACGCGCGTGCGATCTTTTCCAGCTGCGCGAACGACAGCCGCTCGGACGACGGCATGAATGCATAGCCGGCGCCGAAGCTTTCGCGCGGCATGCAGTAGCCGCAGCGGAAATTGCACTGGTCGATGACGGACAGGCGCAGGTCGCGCAGCGGGCGGCCGAGCGTGTCGGTCGTGCGGGGGAAGGCGCCGGGCGATGCGCCGCCGGAGGAAGCGGCGGCGGCCGGCGTGGCGGAAACGATGGCATTCACGATCGGTTCGTCGGCCTGCATGAAGTAAGCGGAGGGGCGTCGCCGATCGGCCGCGTGCGTGCCGACGTGTCGGCGCACAGGTCGTGGCGAGCCTCATCGTGAGCATAGTCCGCCGGACTTTTCCGGCAGGGACACAATCGCGCCCGAATTGCAGGAATACAGTTCGCCGCGCGGCATGCGCGGCGAATGTGCTGCGTCGGGCGGCTATCCGGCGTCGCGATCATGCGAGCCAGTGCGCGAATTCGTAATACGGGACCGCGTCGCCGCGCGCGATGTGCCGCCCGGCCGGCAGCCTTGCGAGCCCGCTTGCCTGCACGAGCGACTGCAGCGTGCCGGCGCCTTGCTGCCGCAGCGTGTCGAGCACGGCCGTGCCGTCGGCGCCGATGGTGCGGCGCACGCGCACGAAGCGCTCGCGCTGCGCATCCGGCTCGAAGTCCATGTCGATCGGCAGCGACGGCACGATCGGCACGCACGCGTCGCGCCCCTGCAGGCAGCGGATCAGCGGCGCGACGAACAGCGCGAATGCCGTCATCGCGGCGCCCGGATTGCCGGGCAACAGCACCACGGGTCGCGCGTCGAGCCGCGCGAGCGCGACCGGCTTGCCGGGTTTCATGCGCACGCCGGCGACGACGAACGACGCGCCGAGCGCGGCCAGCGCAGGGCGCAGCAGATCCTTGTCGCCGACCGACGCGCCGCCGACGCAGATCACCAGGTCGCAACACGCGTGCAGCTCGCGCAGCGCGCGATCGACGGCGGGCGCCGTATCGGCCGCATGCAGGCTCATCCGCACGCTGGCACCGGTTCCCGATACCAGCGCGGCGAGCATCGGCGCATTGCTGTTGAAGATCTGCTGCGGCGCGCGCGGCTGGCCGCACGCGACGAGTTCGTCGCCGGTCGTCAGGATGCCGACGCGCAGTGCCGGGCGCACGTCGATGCGCGCGAGACCCTGCGCGGCGGCCACGCCGACGTGCATCGCACCCATTCGCACGCCGGCCGGCACGAGCAGGTCGCCGGCACGCACTTCCTCGCCCCGGCGGCGGATGTGCGAGCCGCTGCGCTGCGGCGCGTCGAACGCGACCCAGCCGCCTTGCTCGTGCGCGTGCTCCTGCATCACGACGGTGTCGGCGCCGGCCGGAATCAGGCTGCCAGTGAAGATGCGTGCGGCCGTGCGCGCGGCCAGCGGCACCGGCGTGTCGCCCGCATAGCAGCGCTGCGCGACGCGCAGCGGCTCGCCATGCGCGAGGTCCGCATGACGTACGGCGTAGCCGTCCATCGCGCTCTGGTCGGCCGGCGGCTGGTCGAGCACGGCGGCGAGCGGCGCGGCCAGCACGTGACCGGCCGCGTCTGTCACCGGAATGGAGGCGGCCGCAGCAAGCGGCGCGAATGCGCCGGCGAATTGCTGCTGCGCGGTATCGAAATCGATCAGTTGTTTCATGACGGGCGGGCCGGATGCGCTTGCGCAAGCGCCGGTTGGTCGGGGTGGGCGGTGTCGGGCGACACGTATTCGACGAAGCCGTCGTTGCGGCAGAAGCCGACGAGCCGTACGCCGGCTTCGCGGGCGACGTCGATCGCAAGCGACGTCGGCGCCGAGATCGTCGCGATCATCGGGATGCCGACCCGCGCGGCCTTGCGCACCAGCTCGTAGCTCGCGCGGCTCGACAGGAACACGAAACCCGCGCGCAGGTCGGCGGGGCGCCGCGCGAGCCGGCCGATCAGCTTGTCGAGCGCGTTGTGGCGGCCGACGTCCTCGAACACGTCGAGCACGGCGCCGTCGCGGTCGCACCATGCGGCCGCGTGGATGCCGCCCGTCTCGCGCATCAGCGTCTGGTGGGCCGGCAACGCGCGCGCGGCGCGTGCAATCGCGTCGGCGCCGATGCCGGCGGCCGCACCGGCGGCATCGATGCGCGGCGGGTGCAGGTCGAGCTGCGCGATGCTTTCGATCCCGCATACGCCGCAACCCGTGCGGCCGGCCAGCGCGCGGCGGTGCGCCTTCAGCGCCATGAACGCCTGCTGCGACACGGTGAGCCGCACTTCGGCGCTGCCGGGCCGGGTTTCGCTCTCGATGTCGAATACGTCGGACGCGCGCTCGACGATGCCTTCGCTCAGCGCGAAGCCGAGCCCGAATGCGTCGAGGTCGATCGGTGTCGCCATCATGACCGTATGCGAGATGCCGTTGAACACGAGTGCCACCGGCGTTTCGTCGACGACGCGATCGATTGTGTCGCGCGCTTCGCCGGCACGATGACGCGTCACATGACACGCGGTGCTGCCGGTTGGATCGTCGCGGCGGGTGCAGGACTCCATGGGTTTTTCTCCAGGCGGATCGGCCGGCGCGTACGCCGAACGACGGGAATCGATGCTGCCGGGCGGGCGCCGAGGGGCGCGCCGTCGCCGCGGGCAGGCGTTGCATCACATGTTAACGGCGGTGAACAGCGCCCCGGAGGCACAGCGCCGCAACGCGGAAAGCAGTACAGCTCGCGGCGCCCGGCGCCGGTTGTGTCTTTTCCGTATACACATCTTTGCCAGGACGGAAAGCACAGTTTCAGGACGCGTTCGCGCGATTGCGAGTATCGTGGCAAACGCGATATCGTCATTCACGCTTCGATGCCATGCGAGTGACCGTTGGTGTTCGCATGTGTTGTCGCCAAGCCGTCGCGCGATTTCCTGCTTCGGGCGGACGTTCTCACAACCACGAGCAAATTACGGTCATGGAAATCTTCGATGCGTTCCATCTCGCACGATTGCAATTCGCATTCACGGTGTCGTTCCACATCGTGTTTCCCGCGATCAGCATCGGCATGGCGAGCTTCCTGGCGGTGCTGGAATGGCGTTATCTCGTCACCGGCGATGCCGCCTACAAATCCATGTTCCAGTTCTGGTCGAAGATCTTCGCGATCGGCTTCGGGATGGGCGTGGTCTCCGGCGTCGTGATGGCGTACGAGTTCGGCACGAACTGGGCCGGCTTCTCGCGCGTCGCCGGCAACATCACGGGCCCGCTGCTCACGTATGAGGTGCTGACGGCGTTCTTCCTCGAAGCCGGCTTCCTCGGCGTGATGCTGTTCGGCTGGCAGCGCGTGAGCCCGCGCGCGCACTTCTTCGCAACGCTGATGGTCGCGGTCGGCACGCTGATCTCGACGTTCTGGATCCTCGCGTCGAACAGCTTCATGCAGACGCCGCAGGGCTACAGGATCGAGAACGGCCTCGTCGTGCCGGTCGACTGGTTCAAGATCATCTTCAATCCGTCGTTCCCGTACCGTCTCGTGCACATGACGATCGCGGCGTTCATCGTCGCGGGCTTCATCGTGGCCGCGTGCGGCGCGTGGCACCTGCTGAAGGGGCGCCGCGACGAGCCGGTGAAGCGCAGCTTCTCGATGGCGCTGTGGATGCTGCTGTTGCTCGCACCGATCCAGATCGTCGTCGGCGACGCGCACGGGCTGAATACGCGCGAATACCAGCCGGCGAAGATCGCGGCGATCGAGGGGCTGTGGGAAACCGAGAAGGGCGGCACCTCGCTGAACCTCGTCGGGCTGCCCGACATGCAGGCCGAAACCACGCGCTATGCGATCCAGGTGCCGCATCTCGGCAGCCTGATCCTCACGCACAGCTGGGACGGCGAGATCCGCGGGCTGAAGGAATTCCCGCCGCAGGACCGCCCGTATTCGCCGATCGTGTTCTGGACGTTCCGGATCATGGCGGGCCTCGGGATGCTGATGCTGCTGACCGCGCTGCTCGGGCTGCTGCTGAGAAAGGGCGGGCGACTGTATGAAACGCGCTGGTTCCAGTGGTTCGTAGTGGGCATGGGGCCGTCGGGCATCGTCGCGCTGCTGGCCGGCTGGATCACGACCGAGGTCGGGCGGCAGCCGTGGACCGTGTACGGCGTGCTGCGCACCGTCGATTCGGTTGCGCCGCTCAGCGCGCAGCAGGTCGGCGTGTCGCTGCTGATCTTCGTGGTCGTGTACTTCCTGGTATTCGGATCGGGTATCTACTACATGATGAAACTGATGAAGCGCGGGCCGGCTGCCCAGGCCGGGTACATCGAGCTGCACCGGCATCCGGGGCTGCGCAAGAGCGCGCTGTCCACGCCGCTGAACGTCACCGAAGCGGAGTAACCATGCAAATCGATCTTCCTGTCGTCTGGGCCGCGATCATCGGCCTCGGCGTGTTCATCTACGTGATGCTGGACGGCTTCGATCTCGGCATCGGCCTGCTGTTTCCGTTCTTCGACGCGAAGGCCGAGCGGCAAGTGATGCTCGACACCGTCGCGCCGGTGTGGGACGGCAACGAGACGTTCCTCGTGCTCGGCGGTGCGGGTCTCTATGGCGCGTTCCCGGTCGTGTATTCGACGCTGCTGCCCGCGAATTACCTGCCGCTGGTGCTGATGCTGGTCGGGCTGATCTTCCGCGGCGCGGCATTCGAACTGTGCGCGAAGGCGACCCGTACGCAACACCTGTGGGATCTCGCGTTCATCGGCGGCTCCGCGCTCGCGGCGTTCTGCCAGGGGATCGTGCTCGGTTCGCTGCTGCAGGGCATCCGGATCGAGAACAACCAGTTCGCGGGCGGGCCGTTCGACTGGCTGTCGCCGTTCAGCCTGCTCTGCGGGATCGGCGTGCTCGTCACGTATGCGACGCTCGGCTGCGGCTGGTTGATCCTGAAGGTCGACGGCGAGCTGCAGCGCAAGATGCGGCTGTTGATGAAACCGCTCACGGGAGTGCTGCTCGGCGTGATGGCCGTCGTCAGCCTGTGGACCGTGATCGGGCTGCCGGCCGTCGCGCACCGCTGGTTCGGCAGCGGCAACCTCGGCTGGTTCCTGCCGGTGCCGATCCTCGTCGTCGCGTGCGTGTGGGGCATCTTTCACACGGTGAAGCGCGAGCACGAGGCCACGCCGTTCCTGCTGACGCTCGCGCTCGTGTTCCTCGGCTACACCGGGCTCGTGATCAGCATCTGGCCGAACATCGTGCCGCCGTCGCTGACGATCTGGGACGCGTCGTCGAGCCATTCGAGCCAGTTGTTCGCGCTCGTCGGCACGGTGATCGTGCTGCCGATCATCCTCGTGTACAACGCGATGCAGTACCGCGTGTTCCGCGGCAAGGTGCGCGAGGGCGACGTCGGCTATCACTGAGCGGCGCGCGATGTGACGGGCGCGGCGCGCGCGGGCGTATCATCTCGCGCAGCGCGGCCCCGGCACGGCGGCACCCATCCGAAAGCGGCCCGCCACGCGCGGGCCGTTGCGCATCGGGCGCGGGCGGGCCGTGCTGCGTATTCCCTTGGCAGTCGAGAAAACATCATGATCGTCAGACCACGACAAAATTGGCTCAGGATGCTGTTCGTGTGGAACGGCTCCGTGCTGCAATCGATCATTCCGCAACTCGTGTTCATGGCGATCGTCAGCACGCTGGCGGTCTTCACGAACGGGCGCATCTTCGGCGAGAAGATTCCGCTCAACACCGCACCGTTCACGCTGTTCGGGCTCGCGCTC
This window contains:
- a CDS encoding NADPH-dependent F420 reductase, yielding MSYAIIGFGKIGHALAKAFARNGIEVAVATTRDPKSFAAEAAAIGPTIIPKTLTEAVKADIIFLAVRFESHPEVAKALPDWTGKTIVDAMNTQAPLEELSGLPSSAFVAKVFTGARLVKGFNHLVAAVLDRDPAVLGGRRVVFLASDDDGAAAKIGELAENLGFAPIELGGLSEGGLLVHARGKSWGQLIFKDLIKFD
- the moaD gene encoding molybdopterin converting factor subunit 1; the protein is MKLTIKYFASIREQLETDEEIVEIDARELTVDALRSTLAARDARSAEALRMDRPVRAAVNLEMVTGGFVVREDSEVAFFPPVTGG
- a CDS encoding molybdenum cofactor biosynthesis protein MoaE, with product MTTFTESRAGLPDDPLRAGSHSHSADATDPHTEPPPAIAAGFEVRVQYAPIDAGAELAPIVRNPNVGAVVNFLGVVRKEGDVDDVVALEVEHYPTMTEQALWSIVEEACARWRLEAVKIVHRVGRIPLGQAVVLVVVAAAHRGSAFDACEFLMDFLKTHAPFWKKEIRHDGESGWVEAKAHDDQAMRRWG
- the moaA gene encoding GTP 3',8-cyclase MoaA: MQADEPIVNAIVSATPAAAASSGGASPGAFPRTTDTLGRPLRDLRLSVIDQCNFRCGYCMPRESFGAGYAFMPSSERLSFAQLEKIARAFTSLGVEKIRITGGEPLLRRNLEALIERLAALTTVDGKPVEIALTTNGSLLAAKARSLHDAGLSRVTVSLDALDDAVFRRMSDADVPVSRVLAGIEAAHAAGLAPVKVNAVIERGANDDQILPLVRHFRHSGVAVRFIEYMDVGGASFWSGDKVVPAARMRELIDEHYPLVLVGEPGHDATAIRCAHIDGAGEVGFIASVSHPFCGTCSRARVSADGKLYTCLFATQGTDLRPWLDDAAPVDALAAAVRDRWTRRDDRYSERRAARPARAPGKTYPTVRMSLVGG
- a CDS encoding molybdopterin molybdotransferase MoeA → MKQLIDFDTAQQQFAGAFAPLAAAASIPVTDAAGHVLAAPLAAVLDQPPADQSAMDGYAVRHADLAHGEPLRVAQRCYAGDTPVPLAARTAARIFTGSLIPAGADTVVMQEHAHEQGGWVAFDAPQRSGSHIRRRGEEVRAGDLLVPAGVRMGAMHVGVAAAQGLARIDVRPALRVGILTTGDELVACGQPRAPQQIFNSNAPMLAALVSGTGASVRMSLHAADTAPAVDRALRELHACCDLVICVGGASVGDKDLLRPALAALGASFVVAGVRMKPGKPVALARLDARPVVLLPGNPGAAMTAFALFVAPLIRCLQGRDACVPIVPSLPIDMDFEPDAQRERFVRVRRTIGADGTAVLDTLRQQGAGTLQSLVQASGLARLPAGRHIARGDAVPYYEFAHWLA
- the fdhD gene encoding formate dehydrogenase accessory sulfurtransferase FdhD, which gives rise to MESCTRRDDPTGSTACHVTRHRAGEARDTIDRVVDETPVALVFNGISHTVMMATPIDLDAFGLGFALSEGIVERASDVFDIESETRPGSAEVRLTVSQQAFMALKAHRRALAGRTGCGVCGIESIAQLDLHPPRIDAAGAAAGIGADAIARAARALPAHQTLMRETGGIHAAAWCDRDGAVLDVFEDVGRHNALDKLIGRLARRPADLRAGFVFLSSRASYELVRKAARVGIPMIATISAPTSLAIDVAREAGVRLVGFCRNDGFVEYVSPDTAHPDQPALAQAHPARPS
- a CDS encoding cytochrome ubiquinol oxidase subunit I, encoding MEIFDAFHLARLQFAFTVSFHIVFPAISIGMASFLAVLEWRYLVTGDAAYKSMFQFWSKIFAIGFGMGVVSGVVMAYEFGTNWAGFSRVAGNITGPLLTYEVLTAFFLEAGFLGVMLFGWQRVSPRAHFFATLMVAVGTLISTFWILASNSFMQTPQGYRIENGLVVPVDWFKIIFNPSFPYRLVHMTIAAFIVAGFIVAACGAWHLLKGRRDEPVKRSFSMALWMLLLLAPIQIVVGDAHGLNTREYQPAKIAAIEGLWETEKGGTSLNLVGLPDMQAETTRYAIQVPHLGSLILTHSWDGEIRGLKEFPPQDRPYSPIVFWTFRIMAGLGMLMLLTALLGLLLRKGGRLYETRWFQWFVVGMGPSGIVALLAGWITTEVGRQPWTVYGVLRTVDSVAPLSAQQVGVSLLIFVVVYFLVFGSGIYYMMKLMKRGPAAQAGYIELHRHPGLRKSALSTPLNVTEAE
- the cydB gene encoding cytochrome d ubiquinol oxidase subunit II → MQIDLPVVWAAIIGLGVFIYVMLDGFDLGIGLLFPFFDAKAERQVMLDTVAPVWDGNETFLVLGGAGLYGAFPVVYSTLLPANYLPLVLMLVGLIFRGAAFELCAKATRTQHLWDLAFIGGSALAAFCQGIVLGSLLQGIRIENNQFAGGPFDWLSPFSLLCGIGVLVTYATLGCGWLILKVDGELQRKMRLLMKPLTGVLLGVMAVVSLWTVIGLPAVAHRWFGSGNLGWFLPVPILVVACVWGIFHTVKREHEATPFLLTLALVFLGYTGLVISIWPNIVPPSLTIWDASSSHSSQLFALVGTVIVLPIILVYNAMQYRVFRGKVREGDVGYH